Within Diprion similis isolate iyDipSimi1 chromosome 11, iyDipSimi1.1, whole genome shotgun sequence, the genomic segment tgctgtcggtcctacgctattttcaatgtgttttttgagttcctggggttccaatcagccaagaaatggtcatacaaatcaattcggagatcagaaattttcggctccaaaaatcgcaaaaaaagtaaggctaacccctttgaattttttgcgaaaatttcgacgattcggaaaagtgctgcaataaattctttcaggtactatttcgacgtaattttgcgagagaaatcgattgatcgtggtccgaatgcgctgcgagcaacggatcaaaagttacagccgaaaaacgaaagacgtattttctcaatttttctgctgctggtctttgcgtggtaatttctctgccgttggtcctacgctttttttcttgtgttttctgagttcctgagcgtccaattcatctagaaagggtcatacaaattgatttcgagacgaaaaattctcggctccaaaaatgaccaaaaaagtaaggctaacccctttggattttttgcgaaaatttcgacgatcctaaaaagtgctgcaattatttctttaggacactattccaacgtaattttgcgagaggaatcgaatgagcgtagtcccaatacgctgcgagcaacggatcaaaagttacagtcaaaaaactgcagattttcatcgtcatttctctgctgttggtcctacgctattttcaatgtgttttttgagttcctgggattccaattagccaaggaacggtcatacaaatcaattcggagatcagaaattttcggctccaaaaatcacaaaaaaagtaaggctaacccctttgaattttttgcgaaaatttcgacgattcggaaaagtgctgcaataaattctttcaggtactatttcgacgtaattttgcgagagaaatcgattgatcgtggtccgaatgcgctgcgagcaacggatcaaaagttacagccgaaaaacgaaagacgtattttctcaatttttctgctgctggtctttgcgtggtaatttctctgccgttggtcctacgctttttttcttgtgttttctgagttcctgggcgtccaattaatctagaaagggtcatacaaattaattccgagacgaaaaattctcggctccaaaaatgaccaaaaaagtaaggctaacccctttggatttttagcgaaaatttcgacgattctgaaaagtgctgcaattatttctttaggacactattccaacgtaattttgccagagaaatcgaatgagcgtagtcccaatacgctgcgagcaacgaatcaaaagttacagtcaaaaaactgcagattttcatcgtcatttctctgctgttggtcctacgctgttttcaatgtgttttttgagttcctggggttccaattagccaaggaacggtcatacaaatcaattcggagatcagaaattttcggctccaaaaatcgcaaaaaaagtaaggctaacccctttgaatttttcgcgaaaatttcgacgatttggaaaagtgctgcaataaattctttcaggtactatttcgacgtaattttgcgagggaaatcgattgatcgtggtccgaatgcgctgcgagcaacggatcaaaagttacagccgaaaaacgaaagacgtattttctcaatttttctgctgctggtctttgcgtcgtaatttctctgccgttggtcctacgctttttttcttgtgttttctgagttcctgggcgtccaattaatctagaaagggtcatacaaattgattccgagacgaaaaattctcggctccaaaaatgaccaaaaaagtaaggctaacccctttgaattttttgcgaaaatttcgacgatttggaaaagtgctgcaataaattctttcaggtactatttcgacgtaattttgcgagagaaatcgattgatcgtggtccgaatgcgctgcgagcaacggatcaaaagttacagccgaaaaacgaaagacgtaatttctcaatttttctgctgctggtctttgcgtggtaatttctctgccgttggtcctacgctttttttcttgtgttttctgagttcctgggcgtccaattaatctagaaagggtcatacaaattgatttcgagacgaaaaattctcggctccaaaaatgaccaaaaaagtaaggctaacccctttggattttttgcgaaaatttcgacgattctaaaaagtgctgcaattatttctttaggacactattccaacgtaattttgcgagagaaatcgaatgagcgtagtcccaatacgctgcgagcaacgaatcaaaagttacagtcaaaaaactgcagattttcatcgtcatttctctgctgttggtcctacgctgttttcaatgtgttttttgagttcctggggttccaattagccaaggaacggtcatacaaatcaattcggagatcagaaattttcggctccaaaaatcgcaaaaaaagtaaggctaacccctttgaattttttgcgaaaatttcgacgattcggaaaagtgctgcaataaattctttcaggtactatttcgacgtaattttgcgagagaaatcgattgattgtggtccgaatgcgctgcgagcaacggatcaaaagttacagccgaaaaacgaaagacgtattttctcaatttttctgctgctggtctttgcgtggtaatttctctgccgttggtcctacgctttttttcttgcgttttctgagttcctgagcgtccaaataatctagaaagggtcatacaaattgatttcgagacgaaaaattctcggctccaaaaatgaccaaaaaagtaaggctaacccctttggattttttgcgaaaatttcgacgattctgaaaaatgctgcaattatttctttaggacactattccaacgtaattttgccagagaaatcgaatgagcgtagtcccaatacgctgcgagcaacgaatcaaaagttacagtcaaaaaactgcagattttcatcgtcatttctctgctgttggtcctacgctgttttcaatgtgttttttgagttcctggggttccaattagccaaggaacggtcatacaaatcaattcggagatcagaaattttcggctccaaaaatcgcaaaaaaagtaaggctaacccctttgaatttttcgcgaaaatttcgacgatttggaaaagtgctgcaataaattctttcaggtactatttcgacgtaattttgcgagggaaatcgattgatcgtggtccgaatgcgctgcgagcaacggatcaaaagttacagccgaaaaacgaaagacgtattttctcaatttttctgctgctggtctttgcgtcgtaatttctctgccgttggtcctacgctttttttcttgtgttttctgagttcctgggcgtacaattaatctagaaagggtcatacaaattgattccgagacgaaaaattctcggctccaaaaatgaccaaaaaagtaaggctaacccctttgaattttttgcgaaaatttcgacgatttggaaaagtgctgcaataaattctttcaggtactatttcgacgtaattttgcgagagaaatcgattgatcgtggtccgaatgcgctgcgagcaacggatcaaaagttacagccgaaaaacgaaagacgtattttttcaatttttctgctgctggtctttgcgtcgtaatttctctgccgttggtcctacgctttttttcttgtgttttctgagttcctgggcgtccaattaatctagaaagggtcatacaaattgattccaagacgaaaaattctcggctccaaaaatgaccaaaaaagtaaggctaacccctttggattttttgcgaaaatttcgacgattctgaaaaatgctgcaattatttctttaggacactattccaacgtaattttgcgagagaaatcgaatgagcgtagtcccaatacgctgcgagcaacgaatcaaaagttacagtcaaaaaactgcagattttcatcgtcatttctctgctgttggtcctacgctgttttcaatgtgttttttgagttcctggggttccaattagccaaggaacggtcatacaaatcaattcggagatcagaaattttcggctccaaaaatcgcaaaaaaagtaaggctaacccctttgaattttttgcgaaaatttcgacgatttggaaaagtgctgcaataaattctttcaggtactatttcgacgtaattttgcgagagaaatcgattgatcgtggtccgaatgcgctgcgagcaacggatcaaaagttacagccgaaaaacgaaagacgtattttttaaatttttctgctgctggtctttgcgtcgtaatttctctgccgttggtcctacgctttttttcttgtgttttctgagttcctgggcgtccaattaatctagaaagggtcatacaaattgattccgagacgaaaaattctcggctccaaaaatgaccaaaaaagtaaggctaaccccttcgaattttttgcgaaaatttcgacgatttggaaaagtgctgcaataaattctttcaggtactatttcgacgtaattttgcgagagaaatcgattgatcgtggtccgaatgcgctgcgagcaacggatcaaaagttacagccgaaaaacgaaagacgtattttctcaatttttctgctgctggtctttgcgtggtaatttctctgccgttggtcctacgctttttttcttgtgttttctgagttcctgggcgtccaattaatctagaaagggtcatacaaattgatttcgagacgaaaaattctcggctccaaaaatgaccaaaaaagtaaggctaacccctttggattttttgcgaaaatttcgacgattctgaaaagtgctgcaattatttctttaggacactattccaacgtaattttgcgagagaaattgaatgagcgtagtcccaatacgctgcgagcaacggatcagaagttacagtcaaaaaactgcagattttcatcgtcatttctctgctgttggtcctacgctattttcaatgtgttttttgagttcctggggttccaattagcctagaaacggtcatacaaatcaattcggagatcagaaattttcggctccaaaaatcgcaaaaaaagtaaggctaacccctttggattttttgcgaaaatttcgacgattctgaaaagtgctgcaataaattctttcaggcactattccgacgtaattttgcgagagaaatcgattgatcgtggtccgaatgcgctgcgagcaacggatcaaaagttacagccgacaAAGGAAAGAcgtgttttctcaatttttctgctgctggtctttgcgtggtaatttctctgccgttggtccttcgctttttctcttgtgttttctgagttcctgggcgtccaattaatctagaaagggtcatacaaattgatttcgagacgaaaaattctcggctccaaaaatgaccaaaaaagtaaggctaacccctttggattttttgcgaaaatttcgacgattctgaagagtgctgcaattatttcttgaggacactattccaacgtaattttgcgagagaaatcgaatgagcgtaatcccaatacgctgcgagcaacggatcaaaagttgcatttcaaaaactgcagattttcatcgtcatttctctgctgttggtcctccgctattttcaatgtgttttttgagttcctggggttccaattagccaagaaacggtcatacaaatcaattcggaaatcagaaattttcagctccaaaaatcgcaaaaaaagtaaggctaacccctttggattttttgcgaaaatttcgacgattctgaaaagtgctgcaataaattctttcaggcactattccgacgtaattttgcgagagaaaacgattgatcgtggtccgaatgcgctgcgagcaacggatcaaaagttacagccgaaaaacgaaagacgtattttctcaatttttctgctgctggtctttgcgtcgtaatttctctgccgttggtcctacgctttttttcttgtgttttttgagttcctgggcgtccaattcatctagaaagggtcatacaaattgatttcgagacgaaaaattttcggctccaaaaatgaccaaaaaagtcaggctaacccctttggattttttgcgaaaatttcgacgattctgaaaaatgctgcaattatttctttaggacactattccaacgtaattttgcaagagaaatcgaatgagcgtagtcccaatacgctgcgagcaacggatcaaaagttacagtcaaaaaactgcagattttcatcgtcatttctctgctgttggtcctacgctgttttcaatgtgttttttgagttcctggggttccaattagccaagaaacggtcatacaaatcaattcggagatcagaaattttcggctccaaaaatcgcaaaaatagtaaggctaacccctttgaattttttgcgaaaattccgacgatttggaaaagtgctgcaataaattctttcaggtactattccgacgtaattttgcgagagaaatcgattgatcgtggtccgaatgcgctgcgagcaacggatcaaaagttacagccgaaaaacgaaagacgtattttctcaatttttctgctactggtctttgcgtcgtaatttctctgccgttggtcctacgctttttttcttgtgttttctgagttcctgggcgtccgattaatctagaaagggtcatacaaattgatttcgagacgataaattctcggctccaaaaatgaccaaaaaagtaaggctaaccccttcggattttttgcgaaaagttcgacgattctgaaaagtgctgcaattagttctttaggacactgttccgacgtaattttgcgagagaaatcgattgatcgcagtccgaatacgctgccagcaacggatcaaaagtgacagccaaaaaactgcagatttccatggtcatttctctgctgttgatcctacgcttttttcaatgtctttcttgagtttctggggttccaattagccaagaaacggtcatacaaatcaattcggagatcagaaattctcggctccaaaaatcgcaaaaaaagtaaggctaaacactttggatttttggcgaaaattccgatgacttcgaaaaaagctgcaattaattcttaaggaCACTATTTCAaggtaattttgcgagagaaatcgattgagcatagtcccaatacgctgcgagcaacggatcaaaagcaagagccaaaaaactgcagattttcatcgtcattcctctgccgttggtcctacgctttttgcaatgtattttttgagttcctggggtcccaattagccaaggaacggtcatacaaatcaattcggagatcagaaattttcggctccaaaaatcgcaaaaaaagtaaggctaaccccttgggattttttgcgaaaatttcgtcgattctgaaaagtgctgcaataaattcttttaggcaccatttcgacgtaattttgcgagagaaatcgattgatcgcagtccgaatgcgctgcgagcaacggattaaaagttacagccaaaaaacgaaagacgtattttctcaatttttctgctgctggtctttgcgtcgtaatttctctgccgttggtcctacgcctttttctcgtgtcttctgagttcctggtggtccaattagcctagaaagggcgatacaaatcgatttccaaacaaaagatttttcggccaaaaaaaagtaaggccaacTGCTATCCATTTACCCAATCCATGTTTGCATTATCTcaaaagtgttaaaataaattgatcaGTATACTATGTCGATGCACTTTCGCGAGAGATATCGCTTTCTTGGAATTTTGAGATGCTTGCGAATACCGAATTGAAAGTAATCACCCAGAAAACGACACAGCTGATAAATACTATGCGAACAGCAGAAGCAATCCCTTGCACGCTCCGTTGGGCTAGCAGGCATGTCATGCTTCCAGACACACTGTGTTGATCACGCAATCAACGAAACAATATCTGTTTCCGAACAACCGCCTAGGCCGAGATATATTCCACATACCAGGGGCAGTTTTGCGCAGAAAttcctttcaaatttttcaaccatttgtCCGATACTGCattaaacgtttttttcagaaatcaaTTTGTTCAGATGTTTGTTTGTGTGTTGGTGTATGAAATGAAACGCCCAAGTTCTGCGACGAAAGTTGTGAAAATCTAGTTCGCAAGCCTAAAATCGGTCGAAACATCACATACAACGGTATTTGTCGCAACAAAACAATCGTGTCGCAACATAGCAGCGTAGTTTACCCGGAAATCAGTTTCACTAAGCATACCAGaaactttaaaaattattagtgCAGTATAGCGTTTTCGCCATCAATAAAAGTTTAGAGGTCAAAAGTCAATCAGATCAGTTTGAATTACATAGCCCAACTCacttgtgaaatatttatttacaaatcagTGCCACAAAACAGTGCTCAGTCTTATGCCAGCAAAGGTAATTAATATCTACTACTTTGTAGCTTCAATCTGAGCCATACCTTTTAAAATTACTTTCAACACAACTTACATTCATATTAATAACATTATCACGAGAACTATTTACGTGTTTCCATGAACCAAGCACTGGAGTCAATCATAAATTCGCTTTTCGGGATTTATCAGAAACAAATCACACATTGACTTGAAAAATGCGTATCTATGTGATTCCAACTGACTCGATTTGTGGAAACTCAAACTAAATTAGAATCGAGTCAACTATACCGATCTTGACATGTCTGGAAGATCATGAAACTCTCCGTGCACATTAATCTGCAGTCACGTATTCATCACATTTTCATAAGCGACTGACGGTTCATGAGAACACAAAATAGCTTGATCAAAtgagtttttcatgtgataCTTGAAGACGTTGAGAACCCATCTCGAAGTGTAATTCCGCCTATGCTGATCTCACTCTATATCGATACTAGCAGTATAATGTTGTCAGCTAATATTCTACCACTATAGCTAGCCCaaacatatttcaaatggTCGTTTAATTTGTAAACTCACAGTTAGTTACATCTTCAATACGATAAATTAGGATagcgaatttttcaagaatgaaTATCATACGTGTGATGTAAGCTTTCGTCACAGTACGATAATATTTATCGCAGATTACGGTCTGCAGACGAGTACTGCAGCTTTGAGGGTGAGGAGATAACATATTGAATAGAATACAGAAATGTGGTAATTTCTGAACGTGCCAGTTGTTACAgctaaatttacaaaatattcttcaaaaataaaagctgataaaaaattctaaagaCTAGGGTAAAGTATCACTCAgttttcctcttctcttcctTGAATCCATGACCCACTTTGTCGAATGCCATTATTTTCAAAGTGATATATCCAAGGAAGAGTAGAGCTGACATTAGGAATATGAAACCAGGTGGATATTTGCCAAATAGCATAACGCTGATAATACCAACGAGCTGAGAGGCGAGTACCAAAAGAGCAAAATACACTGCCAGCGTTAGAACAAGGGAGATCCTCTTCCGTTCACGTGGCTTGAACTTAGCAaacttctcttcttctctattttttatttcttgcgtCTTCTGCGGAGGCTTGGAGGTCTTTCGGAGTGATGCGAAAGCCTCATAGGATCTGGTCAATCCTTGCGAATGGAGGTGTTTGAGAAGAACTCGCTGGAAGCCGATTGcaaaacgaacggaattcttGACTGGGATCGACTGAAGTATCGAGTTCAACATGCTCTGTATGATTATCGAAAGGTTGTGCATCAGTAGTATGAAGTGGTTGTGGAGTTTCTTCACGGtgggatgagacttcgaattgccaAATGAGTACAGCAAGTACGGAAACAGGTTCAAATTCTGGCAGCAATGACGCAAGCGTTGCATTGATGCGTGACGAAAGAGGAGTGGAGGTCCGCTGGTTTTTCCATCTGTAAAGGATAATTAGAACGTCAAGCCGAAGCACAAACTCGATAAAACGATATGTCGCAGATATCTGTGTATGATGAAAGAACCCGTGATAACCGCAACTTTACATAGAAAGTGTGAAACCCAATATCATATTTACAAAACGAACATTATCTCGAGTAAATGAATACGACTAGGTACTCCAGTTTCAAGTTTTAACCGGATAATTTTTAATCCGCTTCATACGACGCAAAACAGATTAAAGTAACAAGAATAAATTCCAGccagtaattatttttttatcacacgcACAATTTACGCTGATTTCTTTTATCGGTATGCaacattgaaagaaaataagatgCGAAGTTCTATAACCACGGAACAAGGTGGAAATAAATAGCTTCAACTTCTTCCTTGTCATTCTTAGTCATTcacatatacaatatgtaatattttttcaatcattccgCGGTTGAAAAATTGGTCGCTAAACCGGTTTCACATGCCCGCGCAAAGAGCTTTGCAATTTATAGTAATTAATGCATGCACTTTGGGCTTTACccaattggaaaaaaatatgtattcaaTTACAGGCTTGTATTATTATGAATATGTTCGACAGTATCACTGCAGACATAGCAAgcggttattttattttcatatttatgcAGTACAACGCCGCGTACAATTTTATCAGTCACAGACGGAACATATGCTCGCTGAAGAATATGAAACACAACCAATTCATAGTCGTAATGAAAAGATACTTAATAAAGTAAAGTTAAAAGACACTAAgcatcgattatttatttcgtttcatgGACGTACCTCTCATTATCATGTACGTATATGAGAGACCTTCTGAGTCACTGTATGCATgcaatgtgtatgtatattgttcCCAAACATAATGACGCATCGAGTCAAGAAAGGTGTTTTAGAAATTTACCTTTGAACATGCCTGAAACACGCCGTGCTAGCGTGTGTCTCTGCTTGATGATCGGCAAAGACTGTTTTTTCACCGACTCCATACTCTCGCTCATGATGTTTCCCTGCAGAGTATTATTTCTGATCCGCCAATGTCAACAGTTcagcaattattattatcgttgcgCTTGGTGTAAAAGCGAAGGTGAAGAGCTGGTAATGACTTGGCTGTAACAAATAATAAAGTTTGCTAGATAATAATCTAAAATGTTCAATCGTCATTCACGTTACTTGTAGGAATTCCGTCAAAATCATACTATTATTACGCTTTAGTATGTAAGTATGTGGTAGCGTAGAAAATTCTCAAGTGCATATAGAAAAGTAAGAGTACAGTACAGACATTGAGAATTTAGTTATGTATGGGGTTCATTCTCGAACAATAatgtacaagaaaaaaatcaatttgaaattcggaaaaaaacatACTTGAGAAAATTCCCATGCACATTTAATCAAAATGCGGAGACAAAAATTCTCTacaaatgatatatatatatacatacatacaaaaatGACCGAATCAATCAgaccgaatatttttatatcgtcATTAGTGATGAGTATTAAGAATATCAAACTTGCTATACAGTTATAATTAATTGGTAGACGCGTTTCAATCTTACTTTTTATGGCACTTCATGGAACTACAATGGCAAATCATCCGTCGGGACTGCCATCGGTAATGTTGAACAAATCGAAGTCTCAACTCGCACTGGTTGTCAGCCAGTTGAGAGAAATATTCGAAATGCAGGTTGgataaaaaagttaaaatGCGCGATAACTTTTGACCCAAGATTACAGCCATTAAACGCCACGACCCTAATACCACGGTCACAAAAATGAACCAGTTACGACCCATCTTGTGACCACGTTATCAGAGCGATCATATACGATGCATAATGCGTACTATATTATGATATACCCTGAGctatatacagtataatacCGACTATGATGCGACCATTGcgtagatatttatttttcatgtcaATCATCTGGCGCCGATTCGAGTTCAATTCGAGTCAAGATCAAGGGAACTGACCCTACGAATCCAAATGAAAATTGCAGTAGAGGTCATCTTTGTACGTCAAGCAAGCAATTTCCGAAGCGACTTTGATACTTCATTTTGTAACTATAAATATGCATTATATTGCGATTCTGTACAATATATCTTCAGGCTAAAACCGAGACCAAGAGAGAGGAGATTTATAGAGGCAACTGATACTTATTTAGCTGATACACGAGTATGGCGAAACAAGTATTtttacgattaaaaaaaaaaagattattttgcACTGTTGAGTGGGCGAACGTCGCTTACATCATCAAACTATAACAATTGGCATTTTAAacgaacaaatatttttactgaatatggtatataatatatatatgtatatagctatcatacgtataatatacacggCGAGCCTATATTTAGACTCATGGACAGTAACGATGTTTTCAATTGAATATGTCGTTTGACTACGGgtatattactattatcattatttcgaaagcaaaaaataaaatatattgtgAAATCGAGGCAAAAGCAACACAACAGTTATTTCATGTAGCATTGGGCATGTCGAGTACACTTCACTACGAATACTGGGGAAATAATTGTGTACaatgaaaagtataaattttaccgaacatttgaatttgagaaataaCATCGATCTAGAATTGCTATAAATAAGATGTATTACATCACTCAAGCTGGAAATTACTTGAATATTCATTAGTCAAATAATCATATATAACTGCcattatttgaaatgaatcaaCTAACTGTGGCTTTAAGCAATGATAACAAGCGCTACCGGAAATCCTGAATAACGATGATAGAGCTATGCCTGACTTTATCAATGTTCATAAAagtgaataagaataagaatactAACCTTCGTTCCAAATGTACAGTGTATTATTTACAATTGGGAGCGTGCCCGGAAGAGAATTGAAGTTTTCCATAAAATGAATTGCGTCTAACTGTACTTTTTATAAAGATTGAAAACTATGGGAAATTCACGAAATATACCCATCCTTTGGGTCCCGGTT encodes:
- the LOC124412252 gene encoding uncharacterized protein LOC124412252, whose protein sequence is MSESMESVKKQSLPIIKQRHTLARRVSGMFKDGKTSGPPLLFRHASMQRLRHCCQNLNLFPYLLYSFGNSKSHPTVKKLHNHFILLMHNLSIIIQSMLNSILQSIPVKNSVRFAIGFQRVLLKHLHSQGLTRSYEAFASLRKTSKPPQKTQEIKNREEEKFAKFKPRERKRISLVLTLAVYFALLVLASQLVGIISVMLFGKYPPGFIFLMSALLFLGYITLKIMAFDKVGHGFKEEKRKTE